cctctcacctgctcatgtagccacaatatttatgtggctgatCCTGTAACTTTCTAGTTAATGCTAAGCCCTATGATGTTGATGGTAGGGGATTCAGCAAAGGTGATGTTACTGAACATCAAGAGGAACTTATGGCCTACTAACTACATCAATCTAATTTCTGAAACTAATTTCCACATTCTAAATAAAACTCATCAACCACTCcccttttttattaattcatgggacatgggtgtcactgactagccagcatttattgtccatctgcaGTTGccattggaggacagttgagagtcaaccacattgctgtggctctggagtcacatgtaggccagaccaggtaaggacggccgatttccttcccgaaaggacattaaggaatcagatgggtttttccgacaatcgacaatggtttcatggtcttgagtagattcttaatgccagatattttGTTTACAATGTTGGACTTTTATTTGACAGCTTGCCCATTGACAGAATTAACAATCTGGCGAGCTTACTGTACAAGGGGTAGTTATATCTttcaatctcagcactgacagatctcatCTTACTGACCACAGATACAACTCACAGGGCCGTATTTCATACTGAACTATATAGGAGGCAAAGCTGTTTCACTTCCCATTTCAACTCTTCCTGCCTCCAATCCATGCTTCGTGCCTCCATGGAGCTGGTGTCAAACCCAACAGCTGCTAAAGCCCGCTGCCttcctgaaatttaaaaaaagcttaTCCGGGGCAGATTGCGAATGAACCCACGATGCTCTTGAGTTTCATCCAGCAAGCGAGCAGGCGGGTTCTGGAATCCGCTCCCATcgtcattttaaaaaatgttttattcatccgtgtgacactggctggccagcatttattgcccatccctagttgcccttggagggcaattgagagtcaaccacattgctgtgtctctggagtcacatgtaggccagaccaggtcaggacggcagatttccttccctgaaggacattagtgaaccagatgggtttttccaacaatcgacaatggtttcatggtcatcagtagattcttaatttcagattttctttattgaattcaaattccaccagctgccatggcgggattcgaacccgggttcccagaacattagcttctggattaataatttggATCATGTGCCCTTGGTATTTACTTCCCTGGTGCTTGCACTTCATGAAGTTGTATGGCCTGTGATATCTACTTCATTTTGTGCACCTTCTAAGTGCTATCTGGCAGCCAATTGCTCTTCAATGTGGACTTCACAAAGCTGTGGTACTGTACTGCTATGCTGGGCGCGGAGACATAAATGGCTGTTTACAACAACCATTTCTGAAGTTTCACCCATATTGTACAATTTCTTGGACTATTTGTTGCTGTAGTGCATTAGATAATTCAATAATTGGAAGACGACAAACCAGGCACCttattttgcaaaaaaaaaatgtatttcacAGTTGAACATTGAAACTGTACAAAGAAAAATGCCAATAAAACACTTAAAAATCATTCTCAAGTGTCACACAGCAGCTATAATAAATGTGAAATAGTGTTTTACATAATTAACCATTTTACTTCAATTGTTCCCTTTTTTCTCAAAAAGACTAGGTGATACTGCAACTATTATCCAGTTCAGGTGCAGAAGGTGGCCTATCTTCAGTGTTACAGTTGGTCTCTCCTATGCATTCTCTCCATTTAGTCCGTTTACCTTTGACAAAGTGTCGTCACAATAGAAAGCTGTTACAATTAGTGGGCAAAATGCAAAGATTTTTATAGAAAGAAGAGAAACACTTACAAAAGAGAGAGACAATTCTATTTCTTTTCCGTTGTTAGAAGGGGTGAAAGGGGGTGAGAGAAGTGACAAGGTGCTTCTGGTGTACTACAAATGCTAAAATTGTTGCTCAAAATGCTTTTGTTCCAACGACCTGAAAGGACACGAAAAGACCAACTGAAAGGTTTCTGTTCAGTTGATTTCGAGAATTTTCATTTAGGCTTCAATTTCACCGGGAGAATTTTTCATTGTTGACTTCAAGTTACTCGATTTGTCCAGAAGTTGGAGATGAAGAATAAATCCTCGTCACTTAAAACAAGATGACAACTTTTGCTAATGTGGAAGACAGTTAAACTAGCACTAAATCAATGATGGCATCATACATTACAACAGAGAAAAATATTACCAAGTAGTCTATAGCATATAAATTAAATAGTAATACATATTATTAATCTTTGTATTAAGAATTGTGGAAAACATTTTGACCTTGTCAGTCAACCTTTGATCTTAAGAGTTGTCCTGGTCTATAGAAGATAAAGATGCAAGGCATGGTTAAGGTATGAAAGGCCACATGCAGGCCATTGCAGGCTAGATATAGTCTATAATATTAAAAAGGCACGGATTTTAGTGATGCGAGTAAGAATTATAGTAGCAAGAGCATTCTTTGCATTTgtactggttcaattcccagagaTTCTTCTTTCCACCACATAGCAATAATATATTAGTCATGAGGACAAAGGTAAAGAATTATGTTCTGATCAAAGCCATGTAAACATGCCAGTACCACCTTCCTTAAAATTGCTTGTCCCTTTATTAACAGTGGCACCTGCAAGCCTCTAAAACACTCTAGTTTGAAATTTCAGTGCAAATTGTCAAAACAAAATGTAACGAGTGTCTGTTTCAACTAGCGTGTTTACTCATTGATCAAAAAGAGAGAAGTTCCTTTGAAAAATGCAAGAGTACATCTTCATTTGGTCCAGTAGGAAGCTGCAAGAACTGTTTCATGGGAGTTCAGGTTCCAAGCTTGACCAGCTGGACAAAGTTATCGCCAAACAGGAGAGCTTGAAACAAAACCTTTTCGCTAAGAGATTTTGCAGTTAGTGCGTGTGCAGCTCTGAGGTGGACTCTGTGGCGGCCTGGGGGGTTTAGTTGATCTCTTCAAGCTGTTCCCCTTGCTTCCGCCGCTGCTGGAGGCCAGCGAGTACGAACGCCCATGCATCATGACAGCATTCATTCCATTGGCCATGGAGAAAGACTTGAGGTGACTTTTTATGGCAACAGGTAGTGGTAGTTTGTCAATAAGATGAAcaggtgtgcaagaaacaatggctCGACAACAAAGGTCTTGCAGTGTGAAAACtgttgaaagaaagaaaaagatgaAGCTTAAATTTAACCTGAATCAGCCAGAAAACTGCAACATTATCAATTACTTTTGAGCATGGAGATATTAAAAAGTCTCATTTTGACCAGCTGGATAAAATACAGAAGATGGTGGACAAGGGTGAACgcttcactgggcagaattttgccttttttTTGGTAAAGTGTCAATCTTGGGCAGGAAAAGCAGAGGGTAGCACACCGGCTTCACAGCTGGCTTTTCCTGTCATATTTTAACAGCCTCATCAACAAGAAGTGATGGTGTTGGTCCCATGACATCATGCAGGATTTGAATGAgcaacagtgccagggggcagtgcctgggcaTGAACCCCTCCCAGATTAAGTCATAGGCTGGGGCAGGGGCAATCGATTGGGGAAATCCCACCGGCATAAAAGCCGGTTCTAGACTCCCACTTGATCCTCTGCCATTcttgctccctcccccccccaaaaaaatggaAGCAGAAAATCCCCCACTTTCTTTAAATGGTTAACTATTAAGATTCCTAGAGGGTAAGACAGGATAAATGTTAggaggatatttccactcatgggagtgtgtaggaccagaggacagTCACAAAATAAGGGACTGCTCACTTTAGACAgatttgaggaagaacttcttctctcagactggtgaatctttggaattctttaccccaggaagctgtggaggccgaatccttgaatattttcaaggctgagatcgataggtttttaatcagtcaggaATTACGGATTACGGAGAGAAGgtaggaaagtggacttagtgagtgttagatcagccacgatcatattaaatggcaaagcaggcttgaagggctgaatggcctacccctgttcctatttcttatggtcttattactcttaaaaaggtaaagtcatcatagtcccagatgaccagagggtgctctcccttttgaggaggagagctgactggtggtgatttaacctgaggatcaccacacctcaagcaagGGGCAACATtcagaaggcggggccttcatgaataacctcataaGACTAAGGGCAGTCACAAATGACCATAATTTTCTGGATGTCTGCACCCACACAGAAGCCATTTAAGTTATAGCTTAGTGATACTGTAATGTGGTTTCAAACAAGACAACAAGCAAATTTTCAAGATTTCATTTGGGGAATTCGACTCATAAAACAGTAAGCACCATTTAAAGAAAACATTAGATGCCAAATAAATAGAGTTACAATGAATCAACAACTGTGCATGCTTTATCTTGGAGCAATTCAAACTAGTGAGGGTTTTTGACACAGGCCCAATCTAAGCAATGACAACAGATGTAATGGCAAACTAAATGCCAAAGGATTCCCTTTTGTAACGAaacagggttagtatttatcatTTTAATTAGAAAATAATCACTATTGTATTTCAAGTGGTTTCTGGGCCAGTAGACAGTTCTGCCTGCTGATTGCTGTACAAATATTTTTTGAATGCCTGTGGGGATTGGTTTTTCATCCCTTCATAGACAatgggagggggggaaaaaaaaaaatcaaacctcAGCTTCGGCCTTCCCAAAGAACAATCTCAAAAGCCCTTGGCTCTTGGCCTTTTATTTTATGGATGAATTCTGCTCACAAACCCATTTTTCCTGTGCAATTTGCAGAACAATTTAATCTTATAAAAGGCATCAATAAATCAAAAGTTTGCCTAAAATCATGTGGCCTGCTGACCCCATACATGAATAACGAAGCTAGAAGCCTTGACAATTTTCACTTGCACTACCAGGTTTGCTCACTTGGGGGCAGAGATGGTTGTAAAATTACATGAATTGCACCGACATCAAAACAAAATATAATTGCATCAACTGCTTCTTCTGTGTGCaataaaaatctttttaaaaaaatgacaagggagaagcctgggtaaaatactctgccacagaatcagtgcagactcaatgggcagaatagcctcttctgcactgtagggattctatgattccctttgGAAAAATAATGCCAAAATTTAAAGATCAAATTTGGCGTAATTTTAAGCTAAAGCAAAAGGTTGACAGTGTGTCAGGAGACCTGGCTGAAAGTTACGATATACTTTTGCACACAAGTGTATCAAGTCCAAATGAAGCAACTATTctctaaattttttttttaatgtcacaAAGCTCGTGTATGTTATTACAAAgggtcagtgcagaagaggctattcggcccattaagtctgcactgattctgtggcagagtattttacccaggcctctCCCTtgctccatccctgtaaccccacacatttcccatggctcatccatataacctacatatcttgggacacaaagggacaattcatcatgactaatccacctaacctgcacatctctggacttggTACTTCAAATATTGCACTAAGGattgtcattttttttaaaaaggcatgtTAAACATAAAAATATTCAGAGAATATAATGGTCCATTGCTTGAAAAAATTCTTGGGTCAGAATGTGCCATGTAATCAGAAATTTGATGTCTTGCAAAAGGTCCTGTGACCATCCaatagcagtaagaagtttaacaacaccaggttaaagtcccaaataaacctgttggactttaacctggtgttgttaaacttcttactgtgtttaccccagtccaacgccggcatctccacatcatggccatccAATAGCAGCAAGGCAGCAACAGCAGAGGTTTAAAAAGGCCAAAACAAAAACGCTATCAGTTTGTGACATCACTTTACTGCCTCAAGTTCCTGCCTCAATATCCACCCACAGAACAGTGTGTTTTCttccccatttattcctactcttcaaGAAGACTTTAATCTCCTCTTTGCTTCTGTTCCTTCACAAAGTAACTATTAATGCAATTCTGCCAGGTCTAGTAGCCCTCTGATATCGCATTCAAAATGGACATTGGTGAATGCTAGGCAGACATGGAGGAACTGGAGCAGAGTCAAATCTGGATCTCAGCAGACATCCACACACATACGCACTTTCAAGCAGGAATCAAAGAATAGTTCAGGACTGCTCAGGTTATTTGCTAtaagataagatcagccatgaccaaataCACAGTTCTTTCTGCATGTTTCTAACGCCTATTGATATGCTTTAGCTATAACATTCCGAAGAACAAACATTAAGAATCAAATAACGTTTCCTACCTCGGTTTGGTTTCCAGAACCTTTCCATGCCATGTCTCATCAGCACAATTCGAGACAGTTCTGTGAAGGACTCAGTCACATTGAAGTTGCAGAGTGGGCTGACTTCAAAGAACGTCATCCCATTTTTCTCAGCATAAGCACGTGCCTGTTCAGTGGGAACCTGCCGCTTGAAGGCAAGATGCAACCTGTTACCAACCAAGATTCTTGGCACACCTGGAGCATGCtgaaaagaaaatacaaaaacaGTTGATATTTTGTACACTGCGCATATTTGCTAGTGTTAAACCTGTTATTGTATTTTTCAGGCAGACAGTACTGATCCTTTAAATGAAATTTTCACTGATTCAAGTTATTCCTAACTTGCATCCAGACAGTATCAAACTTCGTTAGCAATAGTACTTTTGTCACTAAGTCAGCAGGTTGTTGGTTCaaacccactccagagacttggtcATCTGACAATGTCAGCCTCCCTAAACTGACGTGTGGATGAGATGCTTAAACTGAGGTCCTTACTGGTCAGTTAGctaggcattttttaaaaaatcataccaCTATCCTTGACCATTTCAAAACTTCCCCAGCTTCCTATCTCCAACTATCCATATATTTGAGCTCATCAAAAACCTCTGCTGCCTGCATTGTAGCTCATACTAAGTCCTGTTCACTCAGCACTGTTGTGCTCACTGCCTGGCTGATAATGcctaaattttaaaattctcatctttgtttttaaattcctccatggcctaactctccctatctgtgtaacctctccAGACCTACAACATTCAGATTCCCACACTCCGCTAATTCAGGctggattttaatcactccaccattagtgGCCATGCCTTTGCCACCTCCAGCCTAGGATTACCTCTGTGCATCTTTCTCCTCCTTTAAAATGTTCCTTAAATTCTCTCTTTGGCTAATTTTTTGGTTAATTGTCTGAATCTCAAAGTGTTATTTGAAGAGGGGTAAGGAAATACTCCAGGTGTCCTCACCAGAATGTGAAACACCACCAGAGACAGATCAGCTAGTAACACATTGCATTACTGATCATGGCTGTGTATggattgactgccatgtttccttACAACAGTGTCAATGTATACATGCACATGCAAAAATTCTCTTTcaagaaatataaaaaatgaaaCTGCACTGGTCCCAGTGGAGAGTTTGACGATTCTTTTTATTGGCTCAGTTGAGCAGAGCTTGGAAATCCCAATTGGCAAGAATTACTTGACATAATTGGGTGTGGAAGAGGACAAATGCTTGGAACAAAACTCCAAATAAGGGCAAATATTTGCTCATTGTGCAGAACGCATCATTCAAGAACAATTTTAACTATCATACCGGAAAGAATACCTATATTGATCAAATGTGAAGTTTAATCTGTGCATAAAAAATTACAAACATGATTACATTACAAGGTGAATGATCTGAGCATTTACATtctgatcaattcctgcgtgtagCAGTACAAGTACTGATAAACACTATACCAGAAGAATCGTAAATCAAACCTTGAATCCCCCACTGTGGAATATTACGAGTACCCATTTCTTAAAATATACAACTGTTCAAGAATCTGGTCTGCCTACTTTACTATATATCTATAGTGCAGTGTCAGCTAACGACACTAATATGGAATTTGACATTTTTTGCCTTGTTATAACAAATGGTGTTGCAGGACTTTTAGCTAACAATTACATTGCCTCGTTAAATAATGAGCACTTTTGTTGCTGGTCTATAGTTTTTTTTGTCCTTCTAACTAGAGGTCAAGTTGGTGAATGGCTCCAAATTTAAAGTAATATACACTACCAGCATAATCTGTCATCAGTTTTTAAGTGCAAGAGAAATACAGGTATCCCTCATTTAAAAGTCCCAATGTATTCCTAAAAAAAACAATGTGCTAATCGGAAATCACTTTCCTATAAGCAAGCACAGAATAGGGGTCAGTTACATTCCTGATCTGTAATTCCTATTGGCCACCTTGAACTTATCTGGGCCAAAAATCCTCTTTCTATTTACAACGACTCTTACTATTTACCTCCTGCTCACTGATTCACAtcactcactcaccatccttcTCACTTCCTCCTGCTTGTTACTTCCCCATCTCCACTCCCACCTGCTCATCACTGCCCTTCTCGCCATCGCTGTCCCAACCCTCTCATTGCTTCCCTCTTGCAACACCCTCTCTCCTGAGTTCTCATTCACAGCAGGGGCTCAGGGCAGGGGTTGCAGGTGAGGCGGCGAGACCTGCGGGTCAGCAGAAAGCAACGAGGTGGTCAGGAGAGgggcccatttaagactgagcatGTGTAGTTACAATGCGGTTCATGTCATGTGCCAGTAACAGTGTTGAAATGGAGGCAGTATTATTCATGCAAATTCCCTCATTTACAACTGTGCTGATCAGAATGTGTTTAAAATAGGGGATTATCTGTAGTTTGGAATAAAAGCTTCTTCTGACGTTTTAAGCCTGAACTGGCAGTCTGAACATTGTTAAATGATACAGACATCATAATTACCTGTCATTCTTTTAGAATAAATAAGCCATAATATCTACAGAAACACTCCAAGCCTCTCCAATTCACTCAGCTATTTCAACCCATTCACAAAGATGACATTTGAGTGTAGAATGGTTAATTTTGTGCTTTGAGTAACGACAATTTGGAAGTAAATGCGATTGATACTATTCTCTcaaaatatattttgttttaaGCCTGTGAGCCACTTTAGCAGCTACCTCTGTCTTGTATCTAAAATTCAATAATCTCCCTTACAAACAAATTTACATTGCAACAATTTCAAGTTGGCCATGAAATCAAGTGAAATCCCAGTGACTTTGCTTAAAACCTTTTGCTACCTATCTGCTTTGTACAACTAGCCACAACTGGTCACaacattattttttaaatattctaAGATTAAGTTTGTTGGTTTAGATTTTGCATCAAGTACCATATTTCTTTCCAGGGTTTGTGGCAATTACTTCCAGTCAAAGAATGTAAACAGATTAAAAGAAGTTTTTGCAAATTAGCAAAAATTTTGCAAATTGTTCCATTGATGCAGAGAATCAGGCAGTTCTTGCAAAGGTGAAGAAAAATGGTCTCACCACCAACAATGTAACTCTACGGGTAAACCTTGTCATTTGTAGATATTTATCTATAGAATTCCTCCTGAACTTGCAGGATTTTTCCCGTTTTGTTTACTTTTACTTACAGGTTCTCTCACAAGATAGTGAATAATGGAATAGTTCATGCAACTACATGCCATCCGCAAACTGGGAATATCTtaacaaaaaaaatgtttcatGCCAGCATCCAAAGTCTGCCAAACATCATTCTCCACACACGATCCAACACTGCTTTCTTCTTTTAAATATTAAACTCCAAAAGTAAGTATTGGTGACAGTAGTGGACAAATGTTTAAAATGTTTGTACTATATTATTCTGTAAATGACAGGTacatttttcagctcatttcataTCAAGACATTTCAATACAATACACATTTCTATGTATTACTAAAATTGGCAAAAATAAAATGATGATCCTGCTGTCTTCTCACTGATCCAACTAAAAACAATGTTTAGTGTATCACATGAATACAAAACATAGCAATAATAACACATCTCCTTTCCATACTATGCCATTCCAAAATGGATCCCAATTACTTTACGATGAAGTGAAAATGGCAGTGTTGCAATTAGTTTTTACCAAAATGTTAGACAAACTTGGACTGAAAGAACAGGTTTTTCTAGTTATACCACTTAATATTGTGACACAAAAGCAATAATAGTCTTATTAGATCTTGTATTCTGCATAATAACCTGGGGAATTACAAGACTCTAGCTTCAGCATTTACTCACCACACCCCTAAACTATCCTTTACAATAATTAAAAATCTAATCCCTAAAGATGTACAACATTGTTTCCCAATACCAGGAAGTAGATGAGGCAGACACACGGAAGTTTCTAGTTTTGTTCTCTGATCTGAGAGAGCTAGCTGATGTCAGCCACATGGCATTAGCCAGATGTAACTTCGTTGTTACAGTGCCTTTAAAGTAATATGACATTCCAAAGCACATCACAGAGCCAACAACTGATGACAGTTTGGATGGGGTGAAAAATCAGTTAGGCAATCAGAGGGAAGTAGGTTGTGGTGAGACTTTTAAAAGAAAGAGATAGCAAGACAGTAGGGCAGAGAGAGTGTGCACATGTGTGAGGGACTGAGGTGACTGAAGGCTCCACCAATCAAGGTGGAGCAGGGATAGTAGGAATACAAATGGCATTTGCAAAAGGACAGCGTGTGCATAGTAGGGCTAGAAAAGGTTGCTGAGAAGGGATCAGAACATATCAAGGATTTTGGATTGAATGTATAGAAGGGAGGCAGTCAATGGAGGTTGCAGATAGGATTTCGACAACAGAGTATTAGATAAGTTGCAACTTGTGAAGAACTAAAATACGGAGGTCAGTGAAGAAAGCATTGGGAATAATCAAGCTGTGAGATTGTGATGATGTGGATTGAGTGGCAGCAGGTAATTGTAGGTAAAATGTCCAGAATGTAAGATTTAAATGTCAGCTCAGGGTCAAGCATGATACTGCGCACACAGGTTTCAGCCTGAACAAACATCCAGAGGGAAATGTAATAGGGTGTGGAACTTTTGGCAGGAACAGGACGTGATGGCTTCAGTCTTGCTAAAGTTTAGTTTAAGAAATGAATTGGAGGTTGTTGACAGAGATAAAATTGAGTGTTATCAACAATCATTTGAAACCAGTCCCATGCTTACAAATAATGCCAATGTGAGAAAAAGCAGGACTGAGTATGACACCTTATGCAGACCCAAGGCGGCTGCACAAGATACATTTGCCATATTTGAATAGGCAGGAATGTAACTAAGCAAAGATATTAAATGGGAAGTAAACCACTGAGGAAAGACAATCAACATGGGTTAACCATGTAGATGATTAAAGAGAACAGAAAGTGAAAGATCATAACCACAAACCCCATGTGCAAAGAGTGCTGTCAATAAATTTGACAAGGTTTGCTGTTGAGCAGAAAATGGACTGGAGGGTTTTAAACAATGATCAATGGGAGAAGTAGGAACGAGGGTACATGGTGACAACACTATCAATAATCCTACAAAGGCAAAGTAAGGTTGGTGAAAGAGCTGTAGTTAGAGAGTTTGACGAGATTGCAATCTTAAACAGGGTCCAAAGAAATAGGGACTTTGTTATTGTCTTTTGAGAAGATTATTGGATGAGGAGTTAGGTTCAGAAAGGATTGTTGGCACAGTAAGTGGTCTGTCAGTGATTGGTAAGGatgtggtgggggaggtgtggcagagagagaaataaggaaaaaCCAAGATCCTATAGAGCAGAAAGAGTGAAGTATAGGAAAAGGGATGGATAAGATTGCGTGTCATAAAGGAAATGGTTTGGGATGTTCTGTATCTTCCAAGGTGATCTGGGGTTGGTGATCAGGGCACAATAATGCCCAAATGAGCCTATTATGGTGCTGAATGTGCTCAAAACCTTGATCTTCATGTCCCTAGGTTtgggaaggaggaagaggaggagataaaacgaaggagatagtcattgacttcaggaagcgtaaaggagaccATGCTCCTGTCtatcaatgggaacaaagtagaaatggtcgagagcttcaagtgtttaggtatccagatcaccaacaacctgtcctggtccctccacgccgacacta
Above is a genomic segment from Mustelus asterias chromosome 23, sMusAst1.hap1.1, whole genome shotgun sequence containing:
- the LOC144510538 gene encoding ras-related protein Rab-40C, with the translated sequence MMTAAAAAATTASQGSPVKTYDYLLKFLLVGDSDAGKGEILESLQDGASESPYAYSNGIDYKTTTILLDGRRVKLELWDTSGQGRFCTIFRSYSRGAQGILLVYDITNRWSFDGIDRWIKEIDEHAPGVPRILVGNRLHLAFKRQVPTEQARAYAEKNGMTFFEVSPLCNFNVTESFTELSRIVLMRHGMERFWKPNRVFTLQDLCCRAIVSCTPVHLIDKLPLPVAIKSHLKSFSMANGMNAVMMHGRSYSLASSSGGSKGNSLKRSTKPPRPPQSPPQSCTRTNCKIS